One Paralysiella testudinis genomic window, TACCGCATCGGCCTGCGCTTCGGCCAATCGGTGGCCACATTAAGCGCCTGGAACCGCCTAAGCGACCCTAGCCAAATCGAAGTGGGGCAAATTTTGCGCGTGCGCCCGACAGGCAGCACTGCAACACGCGCCACTGCCCAACCCAATACCCGCTCCAGCCAAATCAACAATACCGCTACCGACATCACCCCTGCCAACCGCCTGCAATTCCAATGGCCGGCAAGCGGGCCGATTTTGGCGCAATACAACGGCACCACCCAAAAAGGCATCGACATCGGCGGCAGCCGCGGCACGCCAGTGAAGGCCGCCGCCGACGGCAAGGTGCTGTATGCGGGCAACGAAGTGCGCGGCTACGGCAACCTGATTTTAATCCGCCACAACAGCAGCACCCTCACCGCCTATGCCCACAACGACAGCCTGCGCATACGCAAAGACCAAACCGTGAAAGCGGGCGACACCATTGCCACCATGGGTGACACCGGCACCAACCGCGTGAAGCTGCATTTTGAAATCCGCATCGGTGGC contains:
- a CDS encoding peptidoglycan DD-metalloendopeptidase family protein codes for the protein MPTTCCAHLSKQAVFRCAGALAAIALFLSGCAGGGGTTPGHSPTAAVPDGHYRVQRGDNLYRIGLRFGQSVATLSAWNRLSDPSQIEVGQILRVRPTGSTATRATAQPNTRSSQINNTATDITPANRLQFQWPASGPILAQYNGTTQKGIDIGGSRGTPVKAAADGKVLYAGNEVRGYGNLILIRHNSSTLTAYAHNDSLRIRKDQTVKAGDTIATMGDTGTNRVKLHFEIRIGGKAVNPLPYLPK